The region TCAAGCTCCTCTATAGATACCTTAACTCTACTAGGGTTGGGAGGGTCTAAGGTTTCTGGATATAGAGATCTGTAGAGTGCTCGAGCTAATTCTCTCCCATCACATCTAATCTCTATAAAGGCCTTATGCTTAAAAATACCATCCTACCTCTTCTGACTCATCTCATCCTGATACATCATAAGAGCTTTTGCAATATCTCCTCCAGCTTTTATCAGAAGTTCTCTAGCTTTCTCTCTATCAAGTCCTGTTTGCTCCATGATGAATCTTATGTCATCTTCATTTATCTCACTCTTCTCCTGTTTAAGATCTATTATGCTTTCTTTCTCAGCTATTATCTGATAGATCTTCTGACCTCTAAATTCCATAACAAGGATCTGGGCGGGCTCTACTATTATCTCTTTATCTTCGGTTTCTATGATAATGCTTTTCACATTCTCCATATTAGATACCTTAACACCTAGTTTTCTAAGCTGCTTCTCCAGATCTCTTGTGAACGGGATCATAATCTCACAATCATATTATAAACTCAGAAATTATATTAATAACAGATAGCAAGCGTAAGAGTGAGACGTGATTGAAGGATATATTGGTAAGGATACTCGGTGGAGGAAGAGAGATAGGTAGAAGTGCTATATCTATTGAGAGCGGGGGGAGGAGTGTTCTCTTAGACTATGGAGTTTCATTCGATGAGAGAGACGTACCAATACTACCTCTTACAATACCTCCATCAACTATAGATGGAATAGTCATTACCCATTCCCACCTAGATCACGTAGGATCAGCGCCTCTAATGTATATCTCTTCAAAACCTATGGCTTACACAACACCTCTCTCGAGAGAGATAAACAGGGTCATGTTAGAAGATTTCTATAGACTCTCATCATACTATCTACCATTCGAACACAAGGAGATAGAGGAATTCCTCCTACATACGAGAACTCTGAGTTTCAATAGCGAGATTGATATAGGATCTTGGAAGGTTATTATAAAAGATGCCGGGCACATACCAGGATCTCTAATGGTTCTACTTGATAGAGGTAGTAAGAGGATACTCTACACAGGGGATGTTAACACCATAGCTACTAGACTAGTGTCTCCAGCAGATCTCTCAGGGGTAGATGCTGAAGTTCTGATAATGGAGGGGACTTATGCTAATGCTGAACATCCAGAAAGATCTTCTGTAGAAAAAGATCTAATAGATTCTATAAGAGAAGTTCTAGACATAGGAGGTACAGTGCTTATACCAGCATTCAGCTTAGGAAGATCTCAGGAGATCTTAATGTTATTAGCAGAGAAGATGCCACATGCAGAAGTATTCTACGATGGAATGATCAGAGAAATTACCGAGTTATTCCTACAGTATAAGAATTATATTAATAAACCAGAGCTACTTGAGAAAGCCGTAGAAATATTCACGGAAGTAAGTGGATGGGATATGAGAAGAAAAGTTTGGAGAGAAAATGGCGTGATCATAGCCAGCGCTGGAATGCTCAAGGGAGGGCCTGCTCTCTACTATCTTAAGAGGCTTAGTGATAAGAAGAACTCGGCCGTGTTCTTAGTAAGCTTCCAGGGTAAAAATACGCCAGGAAGAATGCTTCTCGAACGAGGAGTATTCATGGAGAACGGTCCTAGAGTTGTTGCACGAGTTCAATGGTTTGATTTCTCATCTCATGCTGGTTTTTCAGGTCTTATGAGTATTGTGAAGAATCTTAAGAGTCTTGAAAAAGTAGTGATAGTACATACAGATCCTTCTTCTGCGGAGTTTCTCAAGAGTAGAATTGAAGGAGAACTCGGCATAGATGTAGAGATACCGGCGGTTGGGAGTGTTATTGAGATAAAATAGAGCTGGGATCTCTCAGAATTTTAAGATTTTAATCCCCGGTTTTAAAATTCAGTATTCATTCTAGAAAGATCTGATTTGTAGGAGAGTTTCAACACTTGTTCTAGGCAGAATTTCTACAAGTAGATTCAAAGCTTATATTTTAATATCTCGCGTTATATAGGGTGGGAATTATGAAGAGAAAATCCGATGCTGAAAAAGATCAACAAATCAAAGTTGATGAGAAAATGCTTCTTGAGAAAACACTCAAACCCGTATACATAGATCTAGAGGGTAGAGAACTTGTGTGGCTCGATGTAAGTAGAATACCGTGGGAGGAGACCTGGATCAGATCTAGTGATATCGAGAGGATATCTAGAGCTATTGAGAATATGGAGATCCGAGGAGCACCAGCAATAGGAGTTGCTGCAGCTCTCGCATTAGGAGTGGTAGCCTTAAGAAGCAGAGCTTCTTCTACTTCGGAGTTTGCAGAGGAGATCAGAAGAGCTTCAGATAGACTTTCTAGAACAAGACCTACAGCATTTAATCTGTTCTGGGCTCTAGAGAGGATTAATAGAGTGGTTAGAGATGGTGTTGAGAAGAATCTCTCTATAGATGAGATCAAAAGGAGTGTTGTTGAGGAAGCTTTAAAAATACAGAGAGAGGATCTAGAAGCTAACATAATGATAGGAAGGTATGGGTCAGAGCTTATAGAGGATGGAGATACCATACTCACACACTGCAACACAGGTTCTCTAGCTACCTCCGGTTTTGGCACCGCACTAGGAGTTATAAGATATGCATGGGCTCAGGGTAAGAGAATCAAGGTTATAGCTACGGAGACCAGGCCTGTTCTCCAAGGTGCTAGACTCACTGTATGGGAGCTACGCAGAGACGGGATACCTGTCACTCTTATAACTGACAACATGGTTGGATATGTCATGAGTAAAGGTCTTGTTAACAAGGTTGTAGTGGGAGCTGACAGAGTTCTGAGAAGCGGTCATGTGATCAACAAGATCGGAACGTTCTCAATAGCAGTTTTATCCTCTTATCATAAGATACCCTTCTACGTAGCAATACCTCTAAGTACACTGGATCTAAAGAATGACATTAGTAGAATAGTGATTGAGGAGAGGAATCCCGAAGAGGTCAGAAGCGTTCTAGGAAAGATCAGTATAACAGTAAGAGATGTAGAAGTTCTTAATCCAGCATTCGATATAACACCACCAGAACTTGTCACAGCGATCATAACAAACAAAGGAATAGCAAAACCTCCCTTCGAAGTCTCATTAGATCTTTTAGGGAGATCTTAGAAGTATCATTTATGAAAAACCGGTCTCTAAAAGAAAAATTATGATCCTTATTACTTCTTCTCATGCAGCCAACATGCCGAGTAGTGCCCTGGCTCCACCTCAAAGAATGAAGGATCTTCTCTAGAGCATTTTTCCATAGCATAGAGACATCTAGGATGA is a window of Sulfolobales archaeon DNA encoding:
- a CDS encoding nascent polypeptide-associated complex protein, coding for MIPFTRDLEKQLRKLGVKVSNMENVKSIIIETEDKEIIVEPAQILVMEFRGQKIYQIIAEKESIIDLKQEKSEINEDDIRFIMEQTGLDREKARELLIKAGGDIAKALMMYQDEMSQKR
- a CDS encoding MBL fold metallo-hydrolase, whose amino-acid sequence is MKDILVRILGGGREIGRSAISIESGGRSVLLDYGVSFDERDVPILPLTIPPSTIDGIVITHSHLDHVGSAPLMYISSKPMAYTTPLSREINRVMLEDFYRLSSYYLPFEHKEIEEFLLHTRTLSFNSEIDIGSWKVIIKDAGHIPGSLMVLLDRGSKRILYTGDVNTIATRLVSPADLSGVDAEVLIMEGTYANAEHPERSSVEKDLIDSIREVLDIGGTVLIPAFSLGRSQEILMLLAEKMPHAEVFYDGMIREITELFLQYKNYINKPELLEKAVEIFTEVSGWDMRRKVWRENGVIIASAGMLKGGPALYYLKRLSDKKNSAVFLVSFQGKNTPGRMLLERGVFMENGPRVVARVQWFDFSSHAGFSGLMSIVKNLKSLEKVVIVHTDPSSAEFLKSRIEGELGIDVEIPAVGSVIEIK
- the mtnA gene encoding S-methyl-5-thioribose-1-phosphate isomerase, yielding MKRKSDAEKDQQIKVDEKMLLEKTLKPVYIDLEGRELVWLDVSRIPWEETWIRSSDIERISRAIENMEIRGAPAIGVAAALALGVVALRSRASSTSEFAEEIRRASDRLSRTRPTAFNLFWALERINRVVRDGVEKNLSIDEIKRSVVEEALKIQREDLEANIMIGRYGSELIEDGDTILTHCNTGSLATSGFGTALGVIRYAWAQGKRIKVIATETRPVLQGARLTVWELRRDGIPVTLITDNMVGYVMSKGLVNKVVVGADRVLRSGHVINKIGTFSIAVLSSYHKIPFYVAIPLSTLDLKNDISRIVIEERNPEEVRSVLGKISITVRDVEVLNPAFDITPPELVTAIITNKGIAKPPFEVSLDLLGRS